CTAAAACGTTTGACTAAACCTGTTGGAAGTCTAGGTGTTTTAGAAGATATAGTTGTTCAGTTAGCAGGTATTACAGGACAAGCTAAACCGCGTATCGGGCGTAAGGATGTCGTGGTCATGTGTGGTGATCATGGTATTGTGGACGAGGGTGTAAGCGCATTCCCTCAGGAAGTAACTCAACTCATGATGGTTAACTTCATCAATGCTGGAGCAGCAGTAAACGTGTTAGCTAGACAAGTGGGTGCCGAGGTAACAGTAGTTGACATTGGCTCTAAAGCACCCGAAGTACCTGAGAATGTAATCAATAAGAAAGTGAAAGCAGGAACAAACAACTTTGCTAAAGGCCCAGCAATGAGTAGAGAAGAAGCTGCACAAGCGATCTTGGTTGGAATTGAAACAGCGCAGGAACTGGCGAAAAAGGGTAGTAATGTCATCGCTCTGGGTGAGATGGGAATCGGAAATACAACGCCTAGCGCGGCGCTTACCAGTGTATTATTAGGCCGTCCGCTGGAAGAAGGTCTGGTAGGACGAGGTTCGGGTATAAATGACAAATCTCTTTTAATCAAACGTGAAGCAATTCAACGCGGGATTGAGGTAAATAAGCCTCAGGCAGACGATGCGTTGGATGTACTTGCTAAGGTAGGTGGCTTAGAGATTGCCGGGATGGCTGGGGTAACGCTTGGTGCTGCTCTTTCTCGCATTCCTGTACTATTAGATGGGGTGATTGCTTCTGCGGCGGCATTGGTAGCTGCACGTCTTCAACCAGCAATTATTCCTTATCTTATGGCCACTCATTTATCAGTGGAACCTGCCCATCAATATATTCTGGAAGACTTAGGAATTCGTCCATCTCTTCACTTAAATATGCGTTTAGGGGAAGGAACTGGAGCTACATTATTTATGCCAATGATGGATTCTGCTTGTCGTGTACTGCAAGAAATGGCTACCTTCTCTGATTTAGGTCTACCTGATTCAGAGTAATTGATCTAAAGATCGTTCAACTGAGATTAGGTGAGGCATTAAAGAAGAGGAGCATGATTATGATAGAGCGTTTTGGACATGGTGGCGACATATGGACGGCTGCAGAATCCTTTGGGCTAGAGGCGGATCGTATTCTTGATTATAGTTCAAATATTAATCCATTTGGACCTCCTGAGCAGCTTTTTTCAATATTGAATCAAGCGCTACCACAGGTCCTTCGATATCCTGATCCTACATGCCGTAATCTTCGCAAAGCGTTAGCAAGTTCGCTTGGATCTCATATACAACCGGAAAATATTTTGGTAGGGAATGGAGCTGCTGAGTGCTTGCACTTGGCGGTTTCTGCTCTCAAGCCACGGATTGTAGGGATTATTTGTCCCTCTTTCTCGGAATATGAAGCGATTGCCAAGCAAGCTGACTGTGAGATTCGCATGTTATTTACAACGAAAGAACAGCAGTTTTTACCTGATGTTGAGGAGCTATGCGGCTTTGTGCAACAGGTGGATATGCTGTTTATTGGACATCCTAACAATCCAACGGGGAATTTTTTACCACGTAACGAATTACTTAAGGTGGCTGTTGCTTGTGAACAACACAATACCTACCTTTGTGTGGACGAAGCATTTCTGGATTTTGTAAATCATACTGAGGAGCATTCTTTAGTAACTGACTTACACAAGCTTCCCCATGTGCTTTTATTTCGCTCTATGACTAAAATGTACGCGATTGCAGGGCTGCGACTCGGTTACGTCATTGGGCAAGAGCAAGTGATCGAATGTCTAAAAGCTAAACAAATCTCGTGGAGTGTGAACCATTTGGCCCAAGTGGCAGGTGAATTCTTACTTCAGCAGCATGATTACGTACTGCGAACACAGGAATATGTTGCTGCGCAAAGAGAGAGCTTGCTAAAATCTCTTGAAGCACTACAGGGGGTTACAACTTTTAGGAGCGAAACCAATTACTTATTAGTTCATATAGACTCTACTCCATCTCATCTTCTTCAGGAAGAGATGGCGAAAAGAGGCATCTTAATTCGAAATTGTAGTATGTATCCAGGTTTAGGTGAAGGATATATACGACTTGCGATAAAAACACAGGAAGAGAATGAACGAATGGTAAGCGTGTTCCGTGAATCCCTACAAATCCTGTCAACTAGGAGATAAAAGGAGCGAAGGTATCATGAGGATCATTCTTATTACAGGTGGCGTTCGATCGGGGAAAAGTGCTTTTGCTGAAAGGCTGGCCAAACAACAGAAGCAGGAGCATGGAGGAACCCTCGTGTATCTTGCAACAGGGCAAGCTTGGGATGAAGAGATGCAGAATCGGATTCATTTGCACAGGGAACGAAGAGTGAATAATTGGGAGACGGTGGAAGAGCCGTATGAATTAGAGTCAGCGGTCCGGACCATGGCTGAAGCCGATACGCATGAAGCAGCTTCAGAGTCATCGATTGTTTTATTGGACACATTCTCAGGCTGGATTGCGAACATATTAATGCAAATTCCTGAAGATCAACTAAGTAAGTCTACCATCCGGCAAGCTTGTCAACAAGAAGTCATCTCTTGTGTATCTGCTATGCGCTCCTTAGATCGGACATGGATAGTGGTAAGTGATGAAGTGGGATTAGGTGGGGTAGCGTTATCTAAATTAGGCAGGGCATTTCAGGATATTACTGGTTTTGCGAATCAGATCGTAGCACAATATGCTGATGAAGTATATCTAGTAGTGGCTGGTATCCCGATGAAGATCAAGGGGAGCGAGGCGAGTGACAAATGAATGCGTTTTGGAGCGCCTTAACCTTTCTTACGCGCATTCCGGTACGCTTTCAAGCGACAGAGCAGGATTGGTATCAAAGCGTAAAGTATTATCCTTATGTAGGAATGGTAATAGGAATTTTTTTAGCGGGAATCGCAGGAATTACGCAGTGGCTTTTTCCTGATATTCTCCTTTCACTTGTAGTGATAGCTTCTTGGGTCTATATCACTGGCGGTTTGCATTTAGATGGTTGGATGGATACCGCAGATGGGCTCGGTTCTGCTCGTTCACGTGAACGGATGCTAGAAATCATGAAAGACAGCCGAGTGGGAGCAATGGGAGTCCTTGCTTGTGTTCTTTTATTGGCAGTAAAGGTGGTGTCTCTATACTGGATCACAACTAGCGTACCTTTGCTGTCACTTATTTACTTATTGATTATCATTCCATTTGCAGCTCGTGTTTCTTTGCTTGGATGCGTTTATTTTTGGCCTTATTTGCATAAGGGAAAGGGATTGGCGTCTGGATTTAGAGAGCATGTGTGTATGAAGCACATTATCATTTCAATCGTTATCTCATGTCTTGTCGCTATCGTTTTAGTTGGATACCAATTAGCGATCATTTTTTTCGTACTCACGGTGGTCACGCACTATCTGTTTAACCGAATGATTGTCAAACAGCTGGGCGGCTTAACGGGCGATACCTATGGGGCACAAATTGAATGCATTGAAATGGTATTGCTTCTTGGGGCGGTCAGCTACCTGTATCACGGAGGTTTTGTCGGATGGTAAAAGTTATTTGGTTACGTCATGCTGTAACGGCTGAAAATCTGGCAAAACAATATATTGGACACTATGATGCACCTTTATCGAACAAAGGAGTGTCACAGGCGCAGCAGGTCGCAAAATTCTTAGCGAATCAACCGCTCACAGCTATTTTTTCAAGTGATTTAATGAGAGCAAAGGAAACAGCGGCGATCGTGGCAGAATTTCATCCAACGCTTCCGGTCCAAACCAGTAGTGACTTACGCGAGGTGTTTTTCGGTGAATGGGAAGGCTTGACGTACCAGGAGATCGAGCGAATGGATCGGGAGAGAATTTATCAATTTTATGATAACCCATGGAATGTTGCCCCTCCTGGCGGGGAGAAATTACTCGAATTACAAAAGCGGCTAGAGCAATTCGTAAATAAAGAAATCAGCCCTTATTGTACCCAGACAAAATGTTATTCGAGTGGTGCTGAAGAGAGGCTTCAGAAAGAACCAATTTTATTGGTGGTTACTCATGGTGGAATGCTGCGCTTGGTTTCTGCTCTTTTATTAGAAAATGATCCAGGTCGTTATTTTGATTCGTCCATTGGACATGGGCAATTTCTGGTTACGTGTTGTGGAGAAGACGGAGAGTGGGAAACATGCAATTTATAAAAGATTGGTATTTGGATGTAAACGAGAAACGGGTGCTTATTCACTATCCGAAAGGCTTTCGTGCCTGCTCTAGTGCTGTGTTTGGTGGTGGAATTAGCGAGGCGAAGTGGGTCCTAAACCAGTATGTGGGAAAGAGCTACTTATCAGATAATCCCGAGGAGGATATTAGAAGGTTTGTATTGCAAAATCAAGCCATACCTGAACAAACTATTGGATTGTTGACAGCAGCTTGTGTGGAGGATGTAGGAGTCTCTACGTTAAAGGGAGACGAATTTGAACTTTGTGCAATTGTGACAACCGGTGTCGGCAATGCAGCTAGAGCAGGTACCGTAGAACAGCGCTATAATGCCTATGCAGCAGGTACGATTAATACTGTCGTATTCATTGATGGGAATTTGACAGACGGGGCTCTTGTAAATGCTGTTATTACAGCAACAGAGGCCAAAACGATTGCATTGGCAGAAATGGGAATTAGCGATGGAGAGGGCAGGGGTGCGACAGGAACCACCACAGATGCTATTGTAGTAGCGGCTACATGTGACCAATCACATTATCAGTCCGTCCATCCCTATGCTGGAACTGCTACGAACTTGGGCCATGCAATCGCATGTGCAGTAAGGGATGCAACTCGCATGGCGCTTACCCATGAGCTAAATCGAAAAGAGCGTAGGAGTGCAGAATAATTATGGAAATAATGCTAGGAACTAGCTTGTTATGTGCCTATCTATTAGATCTCATTATTGGTGATCCACGTTGGATTCCACACCCCGTGATTGGCATGGGAAAAGTGATAAGCTGGTTGGATCGTCGTATTCGACCGGTATATCATTCCCTTGTCAACCGCGGGCGTTCGGCCTTTCTCTCAGGTCGATTGCTGGGTCTTTTGTTTCCAGTGATAGTCGTTGGCTTGGCTTTTTTTGTTCCCTATTATTTGCTAAAGGGGCTCGCTAGCATTCATCCGTGGCTGTCTTATATCGCCGAGGTTGTGTTGATTGCTACCACAATTGCTACGAAAGGACTGGCTCAGGCTGGGCAAAAGATTTATGCGGCTTTACAGAAGGGCGATCTAGGAGAAGCTCGATTTCAATTGTCCATGGTAGTAGGGCGTGATACAGAGCAGTTGGATGAGAAAGAAATTTCACGTGGCACTGTGGAAACAGTAGCGGAAAACATTGTGGATGCAGTAACCTCCCCCTTATTTTTTGCCATGCTAGGTGGGGCCCCGCTCGCTATGGCATATAGGGCGGTTAATACGCTAGATTCAATGGTAGGCTATAAAAATGAGAAATACTTACACCTTGGCTGGGCTTCCGCGCGGCTAGATGATATCTGTAACTATATTCCCGCTCGGATCACCTTTATCTTTTTAATCCTAGCAGCGTTCTTACTGGGAAAGGATTGGAAAGACGCCTGGAAAACAGGAATTCGTGATGCAAGCAAGCATCCAAGTCCAAATAGTGGCTGGAGTGAAGCGGCTGTTGCCGGTGCCCTACACATTCAACTAGGCGGAACCAATACCTATCAAGGGGTTGTTTCTCACCGTGCACTCATGGGGACACCAAAGGTGGAGCTTCAGGCAAAACATATTAAACAAACCATTCAGATTCTGTATGCAACCACTTTTTGCTATGCCTTATGCGCTTTCATTTTAAGAGGCTTGCTCTTATACTAAAAGAAGGATCGGTCCGAATAAGGTTGGAGTTTGCAGGATTTCGACACGAAAACGGCAGGATTTCTTGCTGCTACGTCGAAATACTATAAAAGAAATGCTAGACTATCGTGTCATCCGAGATTGATGGGGGTTCTTAACCTATGAGCGAAATTAAAAACATAAAAGCTCGCATACCCAAAAAAGTATTAAACCGACTCGTCACTATTTTAAATCCGTATGAGCAGGTTGTTGACGAATTAAAGCTAAAGGTAAAAGGAATAAAATATGGTTTTCTAAAAGGCGGACGCTACTCTCCAATTGAATTTGTAGTTGGGCGAGTCAAGAAAACAGATAGTCTAATACGAAAAGCCCTTCTTAGAGGCATTGATTTTGCCCAAGATGATTGGGAAAAAAGATTGTGTGAGGAAATTACCGACATCGCTGGTATCCGTGTCGTTTGTCGCTATATTGATGATGTGCGGGAAGTGCAGAATCTGTTGATGGAACGGGAAGATTTTGTGGTACATGACGTTAAAGACTATATTACCAATCCGAAAGAATCTGGCTATCGTAGTATTCATATGATTGGTGATTATACGGTGTATCATGGCAGTGAAAAGAAAATCTTGCCTTGTGAGGTACAAATCCGGACGTTGGGCATGAACTTTTGGGCAACAAATGAGCATGAATTACGCTATAAATATGACGGAAATATTCCTTCTGACGTATTAGAGCAACTGCATATTGCTTCAACTGTCACTAATCAGTTAGATGAGCTGATGAACAGTTTACGTCAGGAAATTATGACCCCGCCAGAGCTTGACACTGATATGGAAGAAAAATTGGAAGAAATCTTCTCACTTTATGTCAAACAAGATTTTGAATCTGCTGAAGCGTTATACAAGGAACACTTTATTGGGTATGAAGAAGCTTTTCTGGATAATCCAAAATTCCGTATGATCAATGAACTGTTAAGTAAACGGTTTGGAAAATAACAGATGTAGGTATAACAAAAAATAGCCTCAGTCTACGTGACGAGGCTATTTTACTATCAATAAAGCTTAGATTAATGTTTGTCGATAAGCTACTGGTTTGGTTTGGGTTAGACGAGCCGTTCAGGATTTAATAACTCATTGATTTCGCTTATTGTCAATTCGGTGTCTCTCGCAACGATTTCTCTGACCGTTTTATTCTCTTGATAAGCAGTCTTGGCGATTTTGGCGGCTTTCTCATAGCCAATTACAGGATTAAGGGATGTTGCAAGCGCCGTACTTTGCTCAACATAGTACTGACAACGCTCTGCATTAGCTTGTAGCCCCTCTATACATTTTGCACGGAATACTTCCATTGCGTTCGTCAAAATTTGAATGGAATGTAACAGATTATATGCAATAACTGGCATCATCACATTAATCTCCAATTGAGCACCCATCGTAGCGGCTGTGATTGTGGCATCGTTACCAATTACTTGGGCACAAACCATATACATCATCTCAGCCATCACAGGATTTACTTTGCCTGGCATAATAGATGATCCAGGCTGAACAGCAGGCAGGATCAGCTCGCCAAGTCCAGTGCGTGGCCCTGAGCCAAGTAAGCGTAAGTCGCTTGAGATTTTTAATAGATGAATCGCGAGCTCCTTAACAGCATGGCTTGCTTGAATCGCTCCTAAGGTGTTTTGCATAAAAGCGAACCGATCACGCGGCTTTTTAAACGGCAGGTCTGTTCGAAGCACAATCTCGCGTAATGTTCGATCAGCGTACTCAGGATGAGCGTTAATCCCGGTACCTACCGCATTTCCTCCGATACCAATCACGTATAGCTCCAACAGAGCATGTCGAATACTTTTTTCAGCCGTTACGAGTGCTGCTGCATAGCCACCAAATTCCTGCCCGAGTCGAATGGGAACAGCATCCTGTAAATGGGTTCGTCCTGATTTGATAATGGGATCGAATTGTCTGGCCTTCTGTTTTAGAGCGTAATGAAGTCGCTGAAGAGATGGCAGCAATTCTTTTTTTATCATCTCGACAGCACTAATATTGATGGCGACATGTATCGTGTCATTCGTTGATTGTGCCATATTCACATGATCGTTAGGATGGACAAGTGTGAAGTCTCCTTTTTGACCGCCTAATATTTCAATCGCGCGGTTTGCGATAACCTCATTAGCATTCATATTTTGAGAGGTACCCGCACCAGCTTGATAGACATCTACTACAAATTGATCGTCCCATTTGCCATTAATCACTTCTTCTGCGGCTGTTACAATAGCGCCAGAAATATGTTCGGGTAAATTCCCCACCTCTGTATTTGCAACAGCCGCAGAGGCCTTGATGATTCCTTGTGCTTTAATAAAGGCTCGTGGTAAACGAAGGCCGCTAATGGGGAAGTTATGGGTAGCGCGTGTGGTTTGCGCATCGTAATATACAGATCGTGGGATATATACCTCACCTAATGTGTCTTTGCTGATGCGTTCATCCATTTGTAACACCCTTTCCATAAAAAAATTATGTTAATAATGAAAAGCCAGAAATGCCGTCAATACAACATTTTTACCCATTTTCCCCAGCATTTTATCGATAGAATGTCCAAATTTGTACTTGTTCAATGCCTTTTCCATTTGATAGAGTGGTGAGGTAACTTGTTCGTAGAAAGGATTTTACAAGCATGAAAAAATGGATGAAAACGTTCTTGGCAATCGGTATTTCTCTAATTACGTTTGGAATTCAGCCAAGTTACGCTGCGCAGCCACCAGCCCTGCCGCTTGAAGAAATAAAAGGGGAAGGTGCTATTCTCATGGATGGCTCGTCAGGAACCGTGCTATTTGAGAAAAATCCCCAGCAGTATTTATTTCCTGCTAGTATTACCAAAATCGCCACCGCTATTTATGCTATTGAGAACGGAAATAGTAATGATATAGCGACCGTTTCTAATAAGGCGAGAACAGTAGAAGGTTCCCGGGTTTATCTAGCAGAGGGTGAACAAGTATCCATGCGGAATTTACTCTTTGGATTGATTTTAAATTCAGGTAATGATGCTGCCATTGTGATTGCCGAACATATGGCTGGTTCCACAGAAGCATTTGCTGAAAAAGTGAATGCCTATTTAAAAGAAAAAGTGGGAGTGAAACATACTCATTTTACAAATCCACATGGGTTGCATGATGAGAATCACTACACAACTGCTGCTGACATGGCTAAGATTGCGCAGTATGCTATGAAGAATCCCTTCTTACGTGAAATTGCGGGTACAAAACGTTATGAATGGCACCAAAAAGAATGGGATACCGTGCTGGTCAATCATAATAAAATGCTAACCACCTATGAGGGAACGACAGGTTTAAAAAATGGCTTCACGGATCAAGCACGAAATACTTTGGTGGTTACAGCTAAACGCGGTGATACAGAACTGATCGCCGTTACCATGAAGGCACCATCTAATGTGGTTAGCTATCAGGATGTCCACAAAATGCTCGATTTTGGCTTTGCAAATTATGAATCAAAAAAGATCGTAAATGCAGGACAGTATCTGGTGTATCAACCCCAGAATGATACAGAGAAAGCAGCAAACTTTTATACGGATAAGGATTTATTCATCACGGTTCCCAAACAGACTACATACGAACAAAAGCTACTTAGCAACGGGGACCTTGTATTGACTTTATCCAACGGAGAAGAGAGAAGGCTACATCTGCAACCTGAAGTACTCCCGACAGCAGTGTCTACTACAGAGGCGGGCGAGCAGGCTCCTACTCATAATCCAATTGCTCTTTATGGTGTTGTCGTATTCTGGGCGTTACTTAACTTGTTTTTCATCCTTTTCTTCATTCGTTTATTACGCGCGAAACGACGTACGAGGCGTACGAATAATGTGGTGCTGAGAAAACGAGCGAACTAAAAATAAGCCAGCTCTATGAGCGATAGATGCGACAGAACAACCGGACATGCCGGTTGTTCTTTTTTTGTGGAAAAAAGTTATAATAGAAAAATAAGTATGATTATTTAAAATATAAACAGATACATTGAAGAATGTAGGAGGGTACTATAATGAGAATGGAAACGTTTACTAGCAAGGGTATCGGCTTTTTAAATGAAGATACGTTGATTGTTCATCCAACCCTCCCTCTATTTGGTGTGGTTGATGGTGTTACTTCATTACATGGTTTCATGAATGATCGTAAACAGACCGGCGGATACTTGGCTTCAACAACCATTGCTCGTTATTTTACACAGATACATCGTCTTATTCCGTTACAAGAGCATATATCGACTGCTAATTTGCTCATACGCCTACATATGCAGGAGGCTGGAATTGATCTTTCTTCCAAACAGAATCTTTGGGGAGCCGCAGTTGGAATCGTGACAATCGAAAAGAACGGTATATCTTATGCTCAGACGGGAGATTGCATGATTTTTGCTGTATATGAAAATGACAATGTACGTATATTAACTCGTCCACAAGTGGAAGTTGTAGAAGAACGCACCTTGCAAAAATGGTGCGAGGGTATTGAGAATGGTTTACTATCTCGCACGGAATTAAGCCTATTCATTCGAGATTTGATGATTCAAAATCGTGAATTGCAAAATGAACCACATGGTTACGGCGTACTAAACGGAGAGAAACAAGCCATAGAATATGTGGAATATGGCAGAATAAATCGTGCGGGAGTAAAGCATGTGGTCATTATTACAGACGGATTGTTTTGGCCATTAGCCAATCAGGAAAAGCAGGATTGGTCAAGGATGGTTCATAAAATAATAGAGATGGGACTCGAAAACTATGCAAAAGCCTTAACAAAGCTAGAAGGAAGCGATCCAGAATGTGTGAAATACCCAAGATTTAAAACGTCTGATGACAAAACGGGTATTATTCTTACACTATAAGCGAAGATTGGTATAATAGGGGAATGAACCAAATGAAAAGGTGGTAATCAGCATGAAGTTATTTTTTCTCTCAGACATCCACGGTTCTTTGACCTATGCGAAAGCAGCCCTAGAAGCATTTGAACGTGAGCAAGCAACCCATATCATCCTAGTAGGAGATGTGATGTATCATGGACCACGCAATGCTTTGCCAGATGGATACAATCCGTCAGAAGTAGCCAATCTGCTAAATAGGTATGCTGACAGCATTGTAGCTGTGCGTGGAAATTGTGATTCAGAAGTAGATCAAATGCTTCTTCATTTCCCGATTATGAGTGATTCTCATACAATAGTTATGGATAAACGGCGTATTTTTGTGACACATGGACATATTTATCATGAGGATCATCATCCAGCATTATCTGCTGGAGATGTGTTAATTCATGGTCACACACATATCCCGGTGGCCAAGAAAAAAGGAGATCTGTTTATACTAAATCCTGGTTCTGTAGCTATTCCTAAAGAGAATCATCCGCATACATATGGAGTGATTGAGGGGGATCAGTTCTGGATTAAAAGGTTGAATGGAGAAGTGTATATGGAGACTTCACTTATCTAGCACTGATTTGAAAATGAATACTACTATTGACATATCGGAAAATATCGATATAATCAACGTTATGGATTATGTTATGATTTTTAAAGCTTTATCAAATGAAACCAGATTGCAAATGTTACATTGGTTAAAGGAGCCAGAGCTGCACTTTCCGCCATCTTCCTGTAACTACGAGAATTTTCCAGGGGGAATCTGTGTAGGACAAATTCAAGAAAAAGCAGGTCTTTCTCAATCAACCACGTCACAATACCTAGCGATTATGCAACGGGCGGGGTTATTAGAAGCTAGACGCTTTGGCCAATGGACGTACTACCGCAGAAATGAAGAAATGCTGCATAAGCTGGCTACATACTTCCGAGAGGAGTTGTAAAAGAAGAGTGGAACACCGTTTCATTTTTCTTTTTTTAAGCCAATATCGAAAATTTCCGATATACCGATTTAGATTACTGTCGCGATTTCACATGAAGCATTTGCAAAAGGAGAGACCCATGAAAATTAGTGTACTGGATCAATCGTATGTAATAGAGGGTGGAACCCCAGAGCTAGCTTTGGAGCAAACGACTGAGCTAGCGCAGTACGTAGATGAAATTGGGTATCACAGGTATTGGGTGTCTGAGCATCATCATTCCGAAGCACTGGCTGGTTCTTCACCAGAAGTTCTTATCGCTTATTTAGCGGCAAAAACAAAAAGAATCCGTGTCGGGTCGGGGGGTGTAATGCTTCCTCATTACAGTGCATATAAAGTGGCGGAAAATTTTAATGTTTTAAGTGCTTTGGCTCCAGGTCGTATTGACGTAGGAATTGGCCGTGCGCCAGGGGGAATGCCGCTTTCAACTAGAGCCCTACAGGATTTACAGGCGCGCGATATTGATACCTTTCCAGAGCAAGTCCAGCATCTGACTAGCTATATTGATGACAAATGGAGTGAAAAGCAGCCTTTTCCAGGATTGAAAGCTACCCCAGTCCCATCGCATAAGCCTGAAATCTGGATGCTTGGATCTAGTGACAATAGTGGAATTGTAGCTGGACAATTGGGAT
The nucleotide sequence above comes from Brevibacillus laterosporus LMG 15441. Encoded proteins:
- the cobT gene encoding nicotinate-nucleotide--dimethylbenzimidazole phosphoribosyltransferase, which produces MSFSDKLSGVIHTIPAIDMVAAEQAKKELKRLTKPVGSLGVLEDIVVQLAGITGQAKPRIGRKDVVVMCGDHGIVDEGVSAFPQEVTQLMMVNFINAGAAVNVLARQVGAEVTVVDIGSKAPEVPENVINKKVKAGTNNFAKGPAMSREEAAQAILVGIETAQELAKKGSNVIALGEMGIGNTTPSAALTSVLLGRPLEEGLVGRGSGINDKSLLIKREAIQRGIEVNKPQADDALDVLAKVGGLEIAGMAGVTLGAALSRIPVLLDGVIASAAALVAARLQPAIIPYLMATHLSVEPAHQYILEDLGIRPSLHLNMRLGEGTGATLFMPMMDSACRVLQEMATFSDLGLPDSE
- the cobD gene encoding threonine-phosphate decarboxylase CobD, which gives rise to MIERFGHGGDIWTAAESFGLEADRILDYSSNINPFGPPEQLFSILNQALPQVLRYPDPTCRNLRKALASSLGSHIQPENILVGNGAAECLHLAVSALKPRIVGIICPSFSEYEAIAKQADCEIRMLFTTKEQQFLPDVEELCGFVQQVDMLFIGHPNNPTGNFLPRNELLKVAVACEQHNTYLCVDEAFLDFVNHTEEHSLVTDLHKLPHVLLFRSMTKMYAIAGLRLGYVIGQEQVIECLKAKQISWSVNHLAQVAGEFLLQQHDYVLRTQEYVAAQRESLLKSLEALQGVTTFRSETNYLLVHIDSTPSHLLQEEMAKRGILIRNCSMYPGLGEGYIRLAIKTQEENERMVSVFRESLQILSTRR
- the cobU gene encoding bifunctional adenosylcobinamide kinase/adenosylcobinamide-phosphate guanylyltransferase, whose protein sequence is MRIILITGGVRSGKSAFAERLAKQQKQEHGGTLVYLATGQAWDEEMQNRIHLHRERRVNNWETVEEPYELESAVRTMAEADTHEAASESSIVLLDTFSGWIANILMQIPEDQLSKSTIRQACQQEVISCVSAMRSLDRTWIVVSDEVGLGGVALSKLGRAFQDITGFANQIVAQYADEVYLVVAGIPMKIKGSEASDK
- the cobS gene encoding adenosylcobinamide-GDP ribazoletransferase, producing the protein MNAFWSALTFLTRIPVRFQATEQDWYQSVKYYPYVGMVIGIFLAGIAGITQWLFPDILLSLVVIASWVYITGGLHLDGWMDTADGLGSARSRERMLEIMKDSRVGAMGVLACVLLLAVKVVSLYWITTSVPLLSLIYLLIIIPFAARVSLLGCVYFWPYLHKGKGLASGFREHVCMKHIIISIVISCLVAIVLVGYQLAIIFFVLTVVTHYLFNRMIVKQLGGLTGDTYGAQIECIEMVLLLGAVSYLYHGGFVGW
- a CDS encoding histidine phosphatase family protein translates to MVKVIWLRHAVTAENLAKQYIGHYDAPLSNKGVSQAQQVAKFLANQPLTAIFSSDLMRAKETAAIVAEFHPTLPVQTSSDLREVFFGEWEGLTYQEIERMDRERIYQFYDNPWNVAPPGGEKLLELQKRLEQFVNKEISPYCTQTKCYSSGAEERLQKEPILLVVTHGGMLRLVSALLLENDPGRYFDSSIGHGQFLVTCCGEDGEWETCNL
- a CDS encoding adenosylcobinamide amidohydrolase; translation: MQFIKDWYLDVNEKRVLIHYPKGFRACSSAVFGGGISEAKWVLNQYVGKSYLSDNPEEDIRRFVLQNQAIPEQTIGLLTAACVEDVGVSTLKGDEFELCAIVTTGVGNAARAGTVEQRYNAYAAGTINTVVFIDGNLTDGALVNAVITATEAKTIALAEMGISDGEGRGATGTTTDAIVVAATCDQSHYQSVHPYAGTATNLGHAIACAVRDATRMALTHELNRKERRSAE
- the cbiB gene encoding adenosylcobinamide-phosphate synthase CbiB; its protein translation is MEIMLGTSLLCAYLLDLIIGDPRWIPHPVIGMGKVISWLDRRIRPVYHSLVNRGRSAFLSGRLLGLLFPVIVVGLAFFVPYYLLKGLASIHPWLSYIAEVVLIATTIATKGLAQAGQKIYAALQKGDLGEARFQLSMVVGRDTEQLDEKEISRGTVETVAENIVDAVTSPLFFAMLGGAPLAMAYRAVNTLDSMVGYKNEKYLHLGWASARLDDICNYIPARITFIFLILAAFLLGKDWKDAWKTGIRDASKHPSPNSGWSEAAVAGALHIQLGGTNTYQGVVSHRALMGTPKVELQAKHIKQTIQILYATTFCYALCAFILRGLLLY
- a CDS encoding GTP pyrophosphokinase produces the protein MSEIKNIKARIPKKVLNRLVTILNPYEQVVDELKLKVKGIKYGFLKGGRYSPIEFVVGRVKKTDSLIRKALLRGIDFAQDDWEKRLCEEITDIAGIRVVCRYIDDVREVQNLLMEREDFVVHDVKDYITNPKESGYRSIHMIGDYTVYHGSEKKILPCEVQIRTLGMNFWATNEHELRYKYDGNIPSDVLEQLHIASTVTNQLDELMNSLRQEIMTPPELDTDMEEKLEEIFSLYVKQDFESAEALYKEHFIGYEEAFLDNPKFRMINELLSKRFGK
- a CDS encoding class II fumarate hydratase: MDERISKDTLGEVYIPRSVYYDAQTTRATHNFPISGLRLPRAFIKAQGIIKASAAVANTEVGNLPEHISGAIVTAAEEVINGKWDDQFVVDVYQAGAGTSQNMNANEVIANRAIEILGGQKGDFTLVHPNDHVNMAQSTNDTIHVAINISAVEMIKKELLPSLQRLHYALKQKARQFDPIIKSGRTHLQDAVPIRLGQEFGGYAAALVTAEKSIRHALLELYVIGIGGNAVGTGINAHPEYADRTLREIVLRTDLPFKKPRDRFAFMQNTLGAIQASHAVKELAIHLLKISSDLRLLGSGPRTGLGELILPAVQPGSSIMPGKVNPVMAEMMYMVCAQVIGNDATITAATMGAQLEINVMMPVIAYNLLHSIQILTNAMEVFRAKCIEGLQANAERCQYYVEQSTALATSLNPVIGYEKAAKIAKTAYQENKTVREIVARDTELTISEINELLNPERLV